The region CGAGGGGCTGGTGGATGATATATTTAGGATCAAATGTGGTGGGTATCTGACTTCAGTcaacaaaaaatgataaaatgatgtttttaaaaattaccacaaacccaagcacttaaaattaaagaaatatctTTAGATTACATTCCTTAAGCAATCCCTCATTATAAACTTTATCctcacatttcagaaaaatttaGAAGTTTCTTCAGTGCAACAGAAACGTGTTAGCTAAATggattatgcaaaattcacatttttcatgtttttacactTCCAATATGGTTTCTACAGTTTCTGAAACAGTTCAAGCGCTTTAACAAAATAAcctagacattttttttcaataagttAATGTCTtcttggtgtctggaaaatgagccgttccAAAAACTTTCCAAATGTTAAGTCACATCCCACCAGCACTGTGCCGCTGCcgagcaaccccagcaaagtccagtctgttacctagcaacccaagcagagctctagcacatttggtcagctggcttTACTGTatgagtgttttgttgttgacttaccatccagaaaccacattctgcattcttgttggttgtgctgAAGGCtgcacttctgcttttcaaagttgtaCGGTTGCATAATTTTGCGAccgtttgcagccatttttatgtgcGAGTAGCTAAAAATTCCTGTTTATTGAACAACAGTCGGACGCTCTCTGCAGGTTTCTTTGCTGGCTCAGCTCTGCATCTTGTTTTGCAGGATGTGTGGAGTTTGGACCTGAGGTCACCTCCTCTGACAAAAGTATAAAAGTCATGCTGAACTCTCAGGATAAGGTAGGGCTGAGGTCAAAGGTGTCCATCTGTTCTCATCTGGGACTGAAGGTCAACGTTTGTTCACTTCTCTCAGGTGTTTAATGAAATCCGGAACGAGCATTTCTCCAACGTTTTTGGGTTTCTCAGTCAGAAGGCCAGGAACCTCCAAACTGCGTATGATGTGAGTGAATGTTGAGACGGTAACCATGGTGACCGACAGAGTCAGAGTGAATGGTTTTAATCCTCCTCGTTTCTTGGCCTCCTGCAGAAGAGACGGGGGATGGACATCCAGCAGATGAAGACGTTTGTGTCGGAGGAGCTGAAAGGTTTGAAGCAGGAGCATCGGCTGCTTAGCCTACGTGAGCGCTAACTTCCCACGCTGCACTTCCAGAGGATTACTACACATCCAGAATCACCAGCTGCCGCTACTGACAGCGTTTCTCTTTCAGACATCAGTGCCAGCGAGTccatcatgaaaaaaaagacGAAGCAGGATTTCCAGGAGCTGTTGAAGACTGAACACTGTGAGATTAATGCATGCAGTTTGTGTCTCATTGTAGGCTTTTATTTGTGATACAACTTCATCTTCATTGtgaaatacagattttattcCTAAATTTAAAAACCTACCTTACACACAGGATTATTtccagaaaagttttcatccacatgaacTCACACAAATCCGCCCCTGAGCATTGTTTTAATCATGCCAAtccagtagggggcagtgtagcctatgtcagccaatcagatgacTTCTAAACCgccacaacttcctgttaggaattaaaTATGAACAGATATATGAGTTAAAGTACTTTTAAATAGCAGAAGATGATCTCTACTGGGAATCGTGTCAAACCAAATGTGTGGACATATTGGCACATTATTTGTCACAGACTACAATATGTGGCTCCCTAAATCTCTGTTTTTcccatatacacacacaaatacagagTTTTCACAAATTTCCACCTTGGTTGGagcttttataaataataatttttagtgATATTAAACAGAGTTTTTGTGTGGACAAAAGgcaaagatgcaaaaaaataattgttcttCCGGATTTTCAGCTATGTGGGGACTAGACcttaaatacaaatacatttttaaaataatattttaaatttagatttacacatttattatattttttggggggaatatGCTTTTCCTTATTTTTATCCGTGTTCTGGGTGAGGAATTCGGGTTTTCTTATGTTGTTTATTATGAAGCTCCAAATGGATTCTTTCTAGTTCTGCAAGTAGAGAAACTGTTATTAAACTATTAATTGTTTCCATcttcctcttctgttttttggacTTCATGCTTTTTCTCAATGGGAGAGAGAGTATTGCtattatttaacaaataaaaatatcactgTCAGTTTCCCTTTTACACTAATCTGCTacttcattttgtgtttctaacATTTTTGACTATCAATATTTTATAAGCATAAGGAAATATGCTTATAAAATATAACTGTCCGTTGTATTTCccagttttttatatatattaatgtCTTCGTGTTTCCTCAGGTTTACTTGAAGGATTCGAAATCCGTGAATGTATTTCCTTCATCGAGGAGCACATCAACAGACAGGTGGGCTTTGCTTGTCACAAGTTTTGAATTAAggaaacttttaaagcaaaaaccTTCTGAGAAAATCTCAGCTTTGGTCTCTGTTTGGTCCTCAGGTCTCCATGATCGAAAGTCTGCGGCTGCTGTGTCTCCTGTCGGTAACAGAAAACGGTGAATTCCCGTTTGTGATTCAAAGCAGGAACGTCCGTTCATTTCGATGTTGTGAAGACAATGTTTGTGACTCTTGCTCTTGCAGGACTCCTGCCAAAAGATTTCAAGTCGTTAAAAGCACAGTACCTTCAGGTaaaaggacacacacacacacacacacacacacacacacacacacacacacacacacacacacacacacacacacacacacacacacacaccttcctcTGTTTCCCTGAAACTCTGTTAGAAGCAGAAACACAAGGAATATTTCAGAATCACACCTGATGCCTTTTAACCTATAACCACTGGTACAGCTGCCTTAAGATGCTGCATGAGTCACTATTAAgcagaaaatgacatttattttggttaataGGGATGAGAACTATAGCAGACTCTAGTTTCCCAAGAACTCACTCTTTAgtcatgaaaatgtaaatactttaaattcagataattaaaaacaagtaaagtGGAGTTTAACAACTTTCAAACACTGCAAGAAAATCAGAGGATTTATTTAAGGTAACTATGGTGTCATCTCCAAATAGTGACACACTCTGGTACACAtgtacaaaaaaactaaaataaatgtttgtcatGGAGTCTAACTTTATGTCAGCCTCGTTTGTCACAACTCTGGAAGTTTTAAAGCTCCTggatttttgttgttaattcagATTTGGACAAATTTACCTGAGTAGCCACTTCCTGACGTATGAAGATCAAGACATTCGCCTTGATTTGGTGTcatgttctcttttctttcccattttagAGAGTTTGTAAAAGAAACAGGCTTCTGTcacattataaaatattaaaacattgaactccttgatttaaaatttatttaacatttaaaataacttaaaacaaatttcaatatttGTGAAATACTTTATGCAAGTTTCTCCAGCTTTTGCTAAAATTGTTGAGATACAGTTTTAACACTAAGTCAACTGAATGtttattacaatttaatttaGGTTGTCATAGATAACAAAATATGTCATAAATTATTCTTTGGATTGCTTTTTGTCTAGTCCTTGgaaaagaacacaaaatattttcttctgtaacaatttaaattttattttggatgcaaaataaaattaatggcTATAGTTCAAACTTTCATTTTCCTGTTTGATgttcttaatatttaaaacaaaaaaactgagattttcCAGTGAAAATAACATggaagtttgacattttttcaaatTGAGCTTCTGGCTCCTAAAACTGATGAGAGCCTCCAGGAATGCTGAggataaatatcaaaatgtatatttacaaaatatacattttgtaaatatacattacaaaaaatatacactacaaaaaatgaaaatactgaTACGTTTCCTTTGATGGTTTCaaaatagattatttaaaaaaaaattagttctTTAAGATTTCTAATATTTTCTATAACAAAGTAGAAAATCTTCATAAgttgtaatttaatttgaacCCTGCTGACTTGTTCTGTTATCAAGTTAACACAAAGGGTTCAACCTGTAAGCtgtgtgtttaataaaatgtttttacaatctCCTGCCAACCATAAATTTGACCTTTGGCTGCAAAAAGGTGCAGAAATGTTTGTGCAAGAAGCTTCTCATTTtctcttaatggaaacaaactTTCTGGAACGTAAAGCTGTAAAAACGCTGACATGATTTGATCAGTGATCCCACAGCTCTGTGTGTAATCCGTTCTGTTTCCTGTGCTGGTTTCCGTCAGAGCTACGGCGCGGATCACCTGCTGACGTTCTCCAACCTGAGGCAGCTGGGGCTGCTGGTGGAGCAGCAGCCGGGGGAGACGCTCACCGTCATGGAGAGCAAAGTGGGCAAACTGGTCAATGACAGAACTGCAGGTAAAACGGGTTCAGTTCAACAAAATCAGAcaggaaaataaacaatgatGTGCATTTCTTAACTTGTTGCACACAGAATGAATCAAATAGTGTTCTCTTTTTCTTATGGGCTCAGCTTaagctgttttattgttttctgcatttcaggttgaaacattctgaaaacggttgttttgtctctttaaagtGTTTCTGAGACATTCAGACAAACGCATTTTAACACGTCCAGTATTACAGGTTCTTTGTGGTCACATGTTTAGCTTCTGAATTCGCAGGCCGGCTAGCCCAGCAACTGTACCcttaaatacttttgttttgttttgtagtgAAACTGACCGACGCCTTTTCTTCTCTGGCCAAAAAGAGCCACTTTAGAGCCTTAAGTAAAAAACTCAACCTGGTAAAGAACAAAGATCATCCCAGCTATTTAAGTTTCCTATTCTCTCATGAGGAAACTTGTCATTAATAAGTTGATTTTGGATAAAGGTACCAAAGTCGGATGAAGAATATGACCTACGTGTTCCTCGGGACATGGCTTATATCTTCAGTGGCGCCTACATCCCTCTGAGCTGCAAAATTATAGAGCAGGTGAGTCCTGTCACTCCAACGAATGGGAATTTATTTacaagagtaaaacaaaaatgttcctattttctctggtttttaCCCAGGTGTTAGAGCGGGACGGTTGGACGGGGCTGGAAGAAGTAACCAGGCTGATCAACGGGCATGAATTCGCTGTAACAGGTAAGATCCCTGGGAAATTTCTTGTAATCTAAAATGTGAAGAAGCTGTTTGTGTAATAAAATCTGTTCCAGATctttttcattgatttttaacatttttttttttttatttctttctgtccAACATCGGGCGGCACAGGTGCTGATCCCAAGTCTAAAAGCGATGCTCAGCGGATCATTCTGGTCATGTTCCTTGGTGGATGCACCTTCTCTGAGATTTCAGCTCTCCGTTTTCTGGGAAAAGAGAGAGGTACTGTAACTTAAAATACTTGAGATCATGAGGTTAGCAGAAAGCCACCTTATTGTTGCCTAGTggtttagctttattttttctgttttgtgcaattaaaaaaatgaaaggaggCTTAACAGGAAGTAGGCCTCCAAATAAATACCTGCCCAAGGCCCCAGACCCCAGACAATCTTGGGTCGCCCCTGCTGTATTTCTTGccttaacaacatttttttcttggtgAAAAGCCGATTAATCATGACACTGCTGCTATGTTTTTCAGGTTATAAATTCATTGTGGTAACAACTGCAATTACAAACAGTTCGCGGCTCCTGGAAGCTCTGCTGGACAACAACGTTTGAAGCCATCGAggaaactttactttttttattgactgGAAGAGGACACATTCCTATCGCCTCATGTCATACATTCCTGTCAGCTCAGAATGTTTGCTAATGCTTGGTCACCTTTATCAGTAcaactgtaaaaatgtgaataaacatgtttttttaacaacagtgttcattttctttaatattagCCACATTTATAGCCGTTTCGGGCAAATGTATTTCAATCTCTCTAATTTAATAACAAGGCACACCCACTATGGAAGtagtgtatgtgtgtttttaacatgGGCGTAAGCAAAGCGGTTGGAGTATGGGCGGTGAACAGAAGGCGCTCCCGGCGGTTCGTTCCGGTTTGCTGTATCAAGCGCCCCCACAGCaagagccaatcagaagccAGAAACCTGTGGAACGCTTATTTTGAATTGCTGTGACCAACGGACTGAGGTGAAATCAGCCAGAGCGGAGATCTTCGTCGTCTTGTTTTCTCGAATAAAAGCGTTTGTATAAACTTTTCTGAAGCTGTGGGATTTAACAATGAGGAAGAGGTAAGATTCAAGCTTTACATCTCGGTGTTTAATCGTTTATTCTGACGATAAAATGAAGTTTTAGCGAAGAGTTGTACTAGTTAGCCAACAGCCAGTCTGGCGTTAGGATAACGTTAAATCCAGAATCTCAACTTTTGCCAGTTTTTTTTAGCCTTCTTGCTATCTGGGGCTcatatttaaatgattatttagtGTTCATTGTTGTATTTTCTGACTGCCGTAGCGAGGTGCTCGCAGCAGAGGCTGTATCGTGTCTGAACAAGTCGCTGTGCCACCTGAAGGACATTTGGGAAGAGATCGGCATCCCGGAGGACCAGAGACTGCAGAGGACTAATGTTGTCAAAAACCACATTAGGGTGAGGAAACAAACTCCTGTTAAAATGccattaaaaaactaaaactgatgGATCAGCTGAGTGCAGTGTAGCAGATCACTTCTGGTAGAAATCTGTGGAATTTAGTGGATTAGCTATTTTAACTTCCAGTTCAGCTAAATATAAGTCATTTAAAACCCCAAATGTTTGAATAAGAGACAACTTCTGGGTTTGATAAATATCTACAATAGGAAATCTATTTCATTCTTAAAGAGCAAGcattttagtcttatttttagttttttttggaaaaacgtgtttatgttttcttctaTTGTGAGTTGATGTTTGCACATAGTTTCCACCCTAATAACAAAGAAAAGTATTCAGAAAAAACGACTACTggtacttttattattttctgttgaaattcaatgcagttattttgttaaaaatctgcTAAAACTTAAATTTGTTTAGGTTGCTGCCTAATTTCTGGAACATGTAGATCAGCGGTgtcatttgtggcccttggactgttattattttttttttctgaattgcaGTTCAGAAATGActcatttgttcatttaaattattatttttaatcagggaACCATTATTGCTGACATAATTGTTTtgcaatggaaaatgttaagtacaACACAAGGTGATCATATTTTTACTACTAAACCTTTATAATAAATAGAAGCACGTTTATGCAGAGACTTCAGCTGAAAAGTTAACGTTGCTGCAcccaaacttttatttaacttattaaacctttttttaaatctgagaataaatgtattcaaacaaatctgaaaactacacacctttcttttaataaaaacaaatgtgcaaaatcacTTTAAATGTTTGGATCTACAATGA is a window of Xiphophorus maculatus strain JP 163 A chromosome 4, X_maculatus-5.0-male, whole genome shotgun sequence DNA encoding:
- the vps33b gene encoding vacuolar protein sorting-associated protein 33B — its product is MAHSARRDSPELPDLSLLKRLVRDQLIYLLEQLPGKKDLFIDSDLMSPLDRIANVSTLKQHEVDKLYKVEHKPIVSISDQICFLIRPRMQTVKWICDVVNADKAAGKFRRYKIIFTPQKFYACEAVLEEQGVFGDVTTDEWAFYLLPLDEDIISLELPEFFRDNFLAGDQRWVRTAGSALHLLHSLFGPFSKVYGIGRCSKMTYESWREQVEQGEQKARHAEIGNVFLIDRDVDFVTPLCSQVVYEGLVDDIFRIKCGCVEFGPEVTSSDKSIKVMLNSQDKVFNEIRNEHFSNVFGFLSQKARNLQTAYDKRRGMDIQQMKTFVSEELKGLKQEHRLLSLHISASESIMKKKTKQDFQELLKTEHCLLEGFEIRECISFIEEHINRQVSMIESLRLLCLLSVTENGLLPKDFKSLKAQYLQSYGADHLLTFSNLRQLGLLVEQQPGETLTVMESKVGKLVNDRTAVKLTDAFSSLAKKSHFRALSKKLNLVPKSDEEYDLRVPRDMAYIFSGAYIPLSCKIIEQVLERDGWTGLEEVTRLINGHEFAVTGADPKSKSDAQRIILVMFLGGCTFSEISALRFLGKERGYKFIVVTTAITNSSRLLEALLDNNV